The genomic DNA AACAGGGCAACTGAATTTGCAAGCATTCTTGTGCCCAGAGTCGTAACACCACAGGGGAAAAGGCAATATCTGCATCCATAGATTCTGTGTCCCTAATCGTACCCCCCACCTCGGTGTTGCCAGAATGTCTGTACTGTAAAATCAGAGACGCATAGGTCGACAGCTGGGAATGTTGTACACGTCTGCGAAACCCGAGTAAACGGCGGCAATTCGAAGAGCGTTTTCGaagcgaagaggaaaaggaagggagaaggagaagcaaaaacCGGAATTAACGGCAAGATCGAAGCATCgtcaaaagagaaggaagttACAGCCACCCAGAAAACCAGGAGTGTCGCTCAGCGAGGCGGGCAAACATACATTTGGCCCGGGTAACTGGTGTTATTACGGGACGGCTGTGGACTGAGTACATTCAGGGCTTTTTCGGCAGCATCCTCTTTGGCATTATTGACGTAATTGCCGTCGTACCAGAATTGAGCCGGATACTGCCTCCCTTGGACAGAGGCGACGCAGGTCCAAGCCGTGCGACCACCTGAGGAGAAAAAGTGACAACCCCGTTAGTGTATGGTACCACTGAGTTTCGATTGCAAAAGTCGGTGAAGTCGACTCCACTCTGTGCGTGCCGAGACAGTATTCGACAACAAAGAGGGCTTTCTCATACTAGCAGAATACAACGGCGGAGAGGGGtataagagaaaggaaacgGAAGGACAGGGATCATACCTCGTCGTTCGGTGTAGATGTTAAATAGGGGTGCGTCGAGTTTATGGTTCTTGCAGTGGGCTTGTCGGCGACCATTAGCATCTGGAAATGATATCCTCTCGAGGGAATTGCTGCAAAGTGGGGCATACCTTTAAGTTGGTCCTGCCAACTTGTCCGAGGAGCACTCGCACTATTTGCTGACATATTGTATCGCGGTTCTCTTGTCAGAGGGACGGAGCACGTTTTGCAGAGTTGAACTCTTGggctcttctccaagaaaCGAAACACTGGTTCTCTCTCAAGAAGCTGATCAGAGGTCACGGGTCAGGGTGGAGTGCGGGTTGCCTTTGCGCAAGAAACGGAGATACgtgaaggaagaatgaaacCAATTGACTTGTTGGAAAACTTTTTCCTGCTTTCCCCTCTTGTTAAACAGTTGACcttttttatcttcttgtcaATCCAAACAGTCTCAATAGATATGGGAGGCGGGGAGACATATAAACTGTGGGCCATGCTTTTttttaagaaaaaaaattaggagggaaaaaaaaaggaaaaaaaaaaaatcccccCTCCAAAGCGTCACTGTGCAAGACAGTTTTTGGCGTGACAAACACGGAACCTAATCAATAAACCTAACAGGCAGGCTTATGCATGTCGCTGTGGGCATGGCACAGCGTCAGCAAATTTCCCCCCCTCCTTATCCTCCACTTAAGAAGCGCCAGTTGCATGGAGAACATGCGGATCATCTTGAGGCTGCAAGCTGGAACGGCCCGGCGCACGCCGACTGAGAATGTACCCTTGAAGAAACGCCAGAATACCAGGATAGAAGGCCACTAGTCTCCACACACGCCAGATCCATGGACTGACGCAAAGGCCCAGCGAGACACTTGTTGTACAAAAGCGACGTGCCACTTCCGATACGTTGGACAACTCAGAGCCCTTCATCTGTTCCCGGGTTATGCCATGGTGGCCATTGAATCTGTtaccttttttgtttcccttgtCCGGTAAACTGTGTTTTACCATCGGGTACAAACCAGCCGTTTGCCTCATGAAAGCTCCCTCAGAAAGGGAGGGACAAAAAAACCTCTTTCTGGAACGAatgggtggtggaggggtaTGGTCCCAGGTCGTTGCCCAAAAGCGGAGAGGGGGGCCCATAGGATAAAAAAGCAACGAATTGAAAGCAGGATCGGTTCATGTCAACTGGGTATTTGAGCCACTCATAGAGCTAAAGGCGGGACCACAGGCCACAGTGCCAGCTCATCAATGACTTAATCAGGAATCGGAAACGGctcaggaaaagaaagaaaaaaaaaatcccgTCCGTTCCTCAGCCCTGCGCTAAACAGTCATAGACCGGGCCGCTGTGCATGAACAATTGCTCTCCAGGAGGGGGGTTGCGAGCTCACAAGAGACCACCGACTCgcgatatcaatatcacGGTAGCAAGAGCCGGTTCAACAGTTGACCAACGCGTACATGGTCTATCTGCGGGAAGCACAAGCGGCCAGCGAAGAAGGAATTGGGTCTGAATGTACCAGTCCAATCCCGGTGGAGAAAGGGCCATGATTCGCTGCATTCTTCTGGCACCGTGTTGTTGGGCATACATACGTGCATCTGTTCATTTCCCACGGTTGCGTCCACTATTGACATGAAAGTTGCAGCCGAACGAAGTTATGGAACAACAAATAGAAATCAGACGTGAATAAATAATTCCTCAAGGCGGCACGTCCGCACCTCAGGAACCTGCATGAAAAGGAGGCGCGATTGATAATCGGCGTCAACGGGGAAGGGTGAAGCGCATCCACGAATCCTCTGGAAGCCGTTGATTCGCGCGGCACCAATGTTTGGGACGAGCCTCGATCTGCCCCGCATCGGCCTCATCGACAAGCTTAATTGATCTCTGTCCACTCCCACGGGTAGCGAAAGGCTAGAACCCTCGTCCAGAATTCCTTTCACCCAAGTCCAGCGCTAACTCGAGCTTCCGTGTCTTCCGCGGCGTCCATGCTGGTCCAATCAATCCGGTCCCCGTAGCAATCGCCCAATTCAGAATATCGTACTTCATTGCCCCCTCCTCTTGTGTCCCGAGGCCAACACCATGGGGGCCTGACTCGCTCCAGCACAGACAGGAGGACAAGTCAGGAAGCGTTAAAAGGACCATGGCAGCAACTTGTACGAAACGACTAACCGTTAGGTTCATGTGTAGATGCATATCTCCCAACCCCGACACGCATGAACGCTAGGGATGGAGCCACCAAAGGGGGAATAATAGCCATACATGCTGTTGATATTCCAAGAATAGCTATttcgggagaagaaagaatcaaagtTTAAGTAAGTTAATCACAGGGAACAAGCATAAAGAAAGACGAAATGCACAAGCGAGGTTGAAAACCCAAATCCAATCACAGAAACCTCCCATTCGCTTTGGAATGCAGACTACAAGTTAAAATCACGCCGCTTTGAGTTTTCATTGCCGCCCAATCATGCTCATGACAAAAATACACCGGGATATCAACCCAAAACCAAGTAttccaagaagagaaaatgaggAGAAGCGAAACATggcaaaagaggaaaaaggaaaacgaaaaggaCTATTTTCGTGTCATATGCAAActcatcaagatcatcagtAATATTGGCATCAATCAAAAAGCGAATACAGTAAGTGCCTCCTTTCCGGCTGACATGGCACCAACACGTCATGGCTACCACCACGGCTCTCCTCCCCCGGGGCCATGTGTTACTCGGGGCTTATGCTGAGCCTCGTCGATGGAACACCTCACTCAGGAGCCGTCGAGGGCCCATGAACTCCATACTCCGGGTGAGTGAGGAGCGCACGGGGGACATGAGCTGGCCATGTTTCCTGGAGTGCCACCGGCGACGAATAGAGTCATCAACTAAGACCATCAATCCTGTAACCACGATCATACTAGACTTTGGGTTAGTAACCGTTCACGGCTCATTTTTGGCTCCACGAAGAATCACTTACTCGGCAACATCTGGCATCTTTTCATACACAGAATCCTCGCTGATCCACATGGACGATGGCGGAACCCAACCACCCTTGGCCTGCTCCTCTACAGCTTCCATTGGAGTCAAGATTTCAGGTATCAGGTGGGCGATGGTCTTGGATGTCCGCAGGTCAATCAGATGAAAAGCGACCTCCTGCAGGTCTCCATCTCTTCGGTGTTCTCGCCGCCACTGGTATCTTGTACACCAATATTCGAACTCATATCGCTTAGACAAGCCGGCACCACGTCTTTTGATCTCGACGTGAGCGTAATTTGAGAATTCCAGCATGATCGTGTCAGCCAGAGGTTGGTCGCGACTGTCCTGGCCATCAAAgtcctcgtcgtcctcctTAACCGACTTCTGACCCAGGTCCTGCCGCTTACGCTTGGAACTATGCGTCGAATGGTCGCCATTCGAGCCTGGGCGTAAGCCGGCTAATGCACTGCTCAAAGATCGTTGGAATCCTGGCCGCTTGTTTGGGCCTCCGGACGATATCGGTCTTCGTGCTGAGTGACACACCTCGCGCTCGGAATTGCGACAGTAGCGGCGAAACGAAAAGTCTCTTGAGTACAAATCGTACATGCGGAGATGAAAAAGTATAACGGCCTGCTGATAGCCATCTCTCCGTGGCGCCAGGGTGTGCACACAAAGGTTCATGTTCCCATCGAGGGTCGTATCATCATGCCCGATAAGCAGCCGTCGCGAAGATGGGAACAACTTCCCAAAAGTGGAGGAATTCGAGGGAATCGCATCCGAAGGGAAAATATCTGACTCGGCCCCGCGAGTAACCACCTCATAGCGCGGCTTCTTCGGTAGTTCGTCGTCGTGGTTCGTCGAGGCGTAGGTCGATACTGAATCTTTCGGGTCCATGTTCTCTCTCCGCTTTGATGTGGGCCGCTCGCTATAGATCGTAGGGGCAGTGCTTTTCGAACGATCGGAAGCATCACT from Aspergillus oryzae RIB40 DNA, chromosome 7 includes the following:
- a CDS encoding uncharacterized protein (predicted protein); translated protein: MGSYSVSSRQHSARTGGSSSSTYSDASDRSKSTAPTIYSERPTSKRRENMDPKDSVSTYASTNHDDELPKKPRYEVVTRGAESDIFPSDAIPSNSSTFGKLFPSSRRLLIGHDDTTLDGNMNLCVHTLAPRRDGYQQAVILFHLRMYDLYSRDFSFRRYCRNSEREVCHSARRPISSGGPNKRPGFQRSLSSALAGLRPGSNGDHSTHSSKRKRQDLGQKSVKEDDEDFDGQDSRDQPLADTIMLEFSNYAHVEIKRRGAGLSKRYEFEYWCTRYQWRREHRRDGDLQEVAFHLIDLRTSKTIAHLIPEILTPMEAVEEQAKGGWVPPSSMWISEDSVYEKMPDVADMIVVTGLMVLVDDSIRRRWHSRKHGQLMSPVRSSLTRSMEFMGPRRLLSEVFHRRGSA
- a CDS encoding uncharacterized protein (predicted protein), translated to MSANSASAPRTSWQDQLKAHCKNHKLDAPLFNIYTERRGGRTAWTCVASVQGRQYPAQFWYDGNYVNNAKEDAAEKALNVLSPQPSRNNTSYPGQMYVCPPR